Below is a window of Deltaproteobacteria bacterium DNA.
CGCAACTGTTCAACTGGCGCAAGAGGGTCACGCGTGGCAGACTGCGGCGCTTGTGCCATGGCGCGCCGAAATTCATACGCCACTAATGCGACCGCATGGGCCAAATTGAGTGACGGGCACGCCGCGACGGTTGGAATCGTCACGATGACTTGGCAGCTGCGCAGTTCTTCGTTGGTCAAGCCCTTCTCTTCCGATCCGAACAGGATCGCGACCGCATCTTTAGGACGCACGTCGCGCAACACGGTGCCCAGCTCCTCGATCGGAAAAAAATTCGGCCGCCGTTTGCCTGCGCGCCGCGACGTGCCGATCACCAGCCGCGTCCCATCCACGGCTGCGGCGAGGTTCGTCTCGATCTGCGCGCCCTGTAACACCGCACGCCCCCCGACCGCAAAGCGTGTGGCTTCTTCGTGCGGCAATGCAAACGCCGGCCGCACTAATCGCAATTGCTCCCAGCCGAAGTTGCAGATTGCGCGCGCCGCACCACCCGCATTGCCGGGATACAACGGTCGCACTAAGATGAAGCGGGGAATGGGCATACAGAAGATCGTGCTTAAGTGCTTACGCACGATTTTTCAACTGCTCCCGAATAACTTCATAGACACGGGATTTAATCAGATAGTCGGTGTGGCTGATGCCGGCGAGTTCAATGTTCAGCGGTTGATGCGCGCCGTGGTCGTCGCCCCAATGGGCCAGTGGCGTCGGAATGACGTGATCGTCGGCGGAGTGGATGGAAATACAACGCACCGACGCCGGCAGTTGCGATTCGCGCAGTCGGCGGAAGAAGCGCGACGTGGGGCGCATCTGTCGCACGCTCGGCATCGCCAGCCCCCAGCGCGTCAGTCGCGCTAATTGTTGATACGGAAGCCCTTGATGCGGGGTGCCGAGCGTAATCAGCGCGTCGATATGGGCGGAGCCTCCGAGGCACGACACCAGGTAGCGACCCACCAGCCCGCCCTTCGAGTGCCCGACGACTGCAATCTTGCCGAGGTGATACCGCGCACGCAGACTCTCGATCTTCGCCAACACGTCGCGTGCAATGCGATCGATGCCGCGCGTATTCAACGTGCCGAACAGCCCGCCTAAGCGGAAACTAAAGACCTCAAAGCCGTCGGCGCGCAATCGTTTTTCCAACATGGTCAAGCTGCGCCGCGTGCTCCCGAACCCCTGGAGCAACAAGATCGGGCGCGGCACGCCCCGCTGAAAATCGACCCGGCGCGGCACGCGATTGCCGCGAAACGTGACGCTCAACCCCTGCCAATGCCGCCGTGCCGTCCGGCGGGCCTGTCGGTAAAAACGCGTCAGCGTGGAGGCCAAACGATGTGCGGTCACGTGGGCATTATAACGGGTGCCTGGATAAATTCAACGGCGTCGTTCCTCAGGTTGCAGTTTCTGCAACGCTTCCTTGGCGTTCATCGCAATCCAGAAGTCCGAAGACGTCGCGAGTTCTCGGATTGCCGACGCCAGACGACGCAGCTGCGGAAATTTTTCTGCATGCGTACGCACTCGCCACAGCAAATCATTCTGAAGTTCGCGCTTGGATGCGGAAGGTCCCGCTTCGGCCAAACACTCCGACAAGAATTGCAGGGCCACAGAGGGGGCGATCTGGAGTAATGCCTCGGTCGCGTCCGCGCGATCCTGATGCCAGAGCCGCTCGGAACGCGCGTATTCGGACAATTTCGCAATCGCCGGCTTCGCGCGCGACCCCATGGCCCCAAGCGACTGCACAGCGGATACAACGACAGTGGCCAGACGCAGCTCGCCATGCTCGCTGCGACGCACCGGTGTCTCATGCACGATATGCAGCAACCGCGGCAGCAGCCGCGCATCCGTCGGCGCCATGCTTCGCAACGCGTCGATTTCGTCTACATCCCACTGCGGCAAGCGGAGCAGATCGTCGACGGCAGCGGCCGCAGGCGGTCCGATGCGACCCAACAACTCAAGCGCGAGGGCGCGCGCCTCCCCTTCGTGCCCGTCGGGCGTCCGAATGATGGTCCGCAATAAGGGGAGAGCCTCAGCGCCCGAACGGACAACGGCATCTCGAAAATCCGACGGGTAGCCATCGTACGCTTCGGGGCTATCTCGATACGTATGACCAATCCCATCAAAAACCTTCCGCCATACCGGCAAGCTGTCGACCGCATCGAAGCCTAATGGCCACAACGCATCGGCCAGCGCAGCGATGTTCCCTCGCGACCACGTGCCGTCCTGCGCCGCCGCTCGAATGGAACGTCCCTCCAGCGTCTTCTGCGGCACATCGATCGGCAGCGGCGAGGCAAAGCCGGCGCGCCAAAACGGCGCCCCGTTCGACACGGTCGGCTCCGGATATGCCAACCCCAAATGCGCCACAGCAGGCGGCGCATCGAGGGAATAGCGCGCCGTGATCCCTGCGGGAAAGACAAACGGATCGGCCGGATCGACAGCAGCCTCCTCGGCGGCGCTCGGCACGGTCTCCCCTGCGGCCGGGCGAGGCCCGTCGTAGAGTTTGAGCGTATCCGCCGAAGCTACAGCGATGCCCCGTCCCGTGGCATACGCATGATGAAACAGTTCGGGACGATAGATCGGCGCCACGACCGTTTTCACTTGCTCATTCGTGAGCACGCTCCGGACGAGGGACTTGCCTCCTTGCCGTTTGACCAGCACGGCTTGCAAATGATCGGCAAACAGCTGCACGCCAAGTGTCCATCCATTGAGCGGCACGTCCGCATCGCGAAGCGCGGCCACGATCAACTTCGTCTGGGCAACACAATTGCCGCCGCGCCGATCCAATAGACCGGCCATCGATGGAGGTTCGGAACGATAATATTGAAAATATCCGCCCGCGTAGAGTCGCTGCATCGCCTCCGTCACCGAACGCGCACCGCGCACGGAATCCACGACCTGCGACCATTGTTGGGCGCGTGCTCCACCCCACTCGCCACTCGCATCGAGCAGAAATGCGCCGAACTCCCGCGCCGGCGTGCCACTCGCCAGCGGCTCGGCCGCACGTAACATGGAGATACGATGATGCGGCGGCGGCCGTGGTTCGATGCGATCGGCATGTCCCATGTTGGCATAGTAACTATTCCACAGCCCATGCGTGCGATGCACCGCCGGAGCGATTTCCCGTAAGACTTGGTGGGCCGCTTGGAGATCGCCTTGCGCCAAGGCACGTTCCGCCGCACGTAGACGCGCTTCCAGCGCGTGCAGCGTCGTCTGATAGGCCTTGAATTGCGCACGTTCTTGAAATTGGAAAAAAGCCGTCGCTTGGTCCGGCGCGGCCTCCGCCGCCGCCTTCAAGCGGTCCACTTGGCCCTGCCAATGCGCGATCTGTTCGTGCAACACCAGCGCCGTCGGTGTCTTCCCCACCGTGGTCATCCCAATAGTGTGCGGGAGCGAGCCGGGAATTGCAAGAAAGCAGCGGGCCGCAACAGGAGACACGAACGTTTACAGGAACACAATAAACGACCAACTCATCCGCAGTAACGCGTCCCGTTCGCCGTCGAGCGCCAGCAGCTTCGCGGGCGGTTCGAAGAACGGAAACGTGGCGCGGAACGCGCGCAACGCCTCGCTGTCGTACGCGCCAAGCCCGGACCCTTGCAGCACAAAGAGTTCTTGCAATGTTCCGGCCGCATCCACGGCCACGCCCAGCACGACTTCAATAGTGTGACGTTGTCGCGGCGGCGCGCCGTTA
It encodes the following:
- a CDS encoding RNA methyltransferase; the protein is MRKHLSTIFCMPIPRFILVRPLYPGNAGGAARAICNFGWEQLRLVRPAFALPHEEATRFAVGGRAVLQGAQIETNLAAAVDGTRLVIGTSRRAGKRRPNFFPIEELGTVLRDVRPKDAVAILFGSEEKGLTNEELRSCQVIVTIPTVAACPSLNLAHAVALVAYEFRRAMAQAPQSATRDPLAPVEQLRDLFVHWRHVLDVIEFFPHGQPENVMRRLRHLFGRTQLTQREVGMLRGIARQIMKGVTEKR
- a CDS encoding alpha/beta hydrolase, whose protein sequence is MYPGTRYNAHVTAHRLASTLTRFYRQARRTARRHWQGLSVTFRGNRVPRRVDFQRGVPRPILLLQGFGSTRRSLTMLEKRLRADGFEVFSFRLGGLFGTLNTRGIDRIARDVLAKIESLRARYHLGKIAVVGHSKGGLVGRYLVSCLGGSAHIDALITLGTPHQGLPYQQLARLTRWGLAMPSVRQMRPTSRFFRRLRESQLPASVRCISIHSADDHVIPTPLAHWGDDHGAHQPLNIELAGISHTDYLIKSRVYEVIREQLKNRA